CGGCGATGCCCGGAATCACGGTGCCGTCACCGAGCTGTCGCTCCGGAATGGAGAAGCCGAGCCGGAACTCGCCACCCTTGTGGCCGTAGTGGACGGCGCCGTACCCCTCCACCGTGAGGTAGCTCAGCGCCCGGTGCGTCATGTTGAGCCGGGTGATGAGCGAGTTGTCCGAGAGGTTGGCGAGGGTGAACACGTTGAACGACGTCCGCTCGAGGGAGCCGGGCCGGTCGAGGAACAGGTATACCGCGCCGTAGTGGCGACCGACATACAGCGGCTGGTAGGCCTGCTGAAGGAACAGGTAGGGATAGCCGATGGAGCTGGGATAGCCGGTCGAGTTGTAGAAGTACTCGACACCCAGCACCGCGACGTCGTTCTCGCCGTAGGTGAGGCTGTAGTTGACGCCGCCGGTGACCTGCGGCGTCAGCCCGGAGGGGAAGAACGCCTCGACCTGCGCCTTTCCAGTGAGGACGTCGTCGACGGTGGCGCCCTCGGGGAGCCGGTACTGTGGTTGGTCCGTGCTCTTCTTGAGGCCGATTTCGCCGTACACGTCCACGGGCCCGAGCCCCGATGACAGGTCGAACCCGAAGCGGGGCTTGCGGTCCCGCTGGGCCACGGCGCTGAGGCCCAGCTCCGCGGGGCCCACCACCACCTCCGCGCGCAGGGCACCGCCGATGCGGCCGAGGCTGTCGACGGGGTTGTCCGCGGGTGTGCTCGTCGGGTTTCCCGCGTTGTCGATGAGCGCTCCCGAGTTCGAGCCCAGGTCGTCCATCACCGCGATGCCGTAGAAGTTCCAGCCCCGCGTTTCCCAGGGGACATGGACCTTGAGCATGTAGACGCCCGTGCGCAGGTCCACGAAGGCCAGCGGGTTGCGCCGCTGGGGGGACAGGAAGTCGGTCGGGTTCCAGATCTGCCCCGTGCCCCACTTCACGTGTTGCTTGCCCACGGTGAGGAAGACGGTCCGCTCGATGTCGAAGCGCAGCCAGGCCTGGTCCAACAGGACGCGGGGGTTGGCGAGCCCGGGCTCGCCGGTGGGCGTCAGGGTCTGCGCCGGCACGGTGGGGTCGTAGCTCAAGCGCCCCACGACGAAGGCGCGGAGGCGGTCGGTGGGTCTCGCGTCGAAGTAGCCATCGACGAGCGTGGGGGCCGCGAAGTTGGTGTCGCCGAAGGACGACTCCTCGGTCCCCGCCGCGTAGCCCCGCAGGTAGAACTGACCGCCGATCTTCAGCGGATCATCCACCGCCTCCTCGGCGTCGAAGGCGCTGCGGGTCATCGGGCCGGAGAGGGCGTCCGTGTCCCGGTCTCCAGGCTCCGGAGGGGGCTCGGTCAGCGACGGCTGTCGCTGCACCGCGTCTTCTCCGGAGGCGCTCGCGTCGACCGCCGTGGAGCCCCGCTGCTCGTCGCCACCGAAGAGGGCGTCCTCGTCGGGGCGCTCCGCGGGGGCGGTCTGCTCGGAGGACTTCGCCTCGGAGGGGTGAGCCTCCGTCTGGGCGGGCTTGGCGTCGTCGCCGCCGAACAGGGCGTTCTCGTCCGGCCGCTCGGACTGCGCGAGCGCGGCGGGGCCGACGAGGGCCGCGGACAGGGCCGCGGCCAGCGTGAGGGTGCGGGGGCTCATCGGCTCTTGCTCTCGAGCCAGGCCTTGGTGAAGAGGTTGGCTTCCAGGGGCCGCAGGTCCACGGACTTGATGAGCACGATGGTGGAGTTGGCCTTCTCCACCTCGTCGTAGAAGCGGATCTCCTCCGGAATCCACACGTCGGCCTTCTTGGACTCGCTGAAGACCTTCTTCCAGCGCGGGTAGAGCGCGGTGCGCATCAGCCGGCCGGAGAGGGCGTAGTCCTCGCGCTTGAGGATGTTGGTCGAGTCCTTGTCCACCCAGAGCTTCACCACGGGATAGGCGACGTCCACGTTGGGCTTGGCCTTGAGCACCAGCTTGTGGGCCGTGTACTTGCCCAGCTTCGCCTCGCCCTCGTAGCTGGGGTCGAACTCCTCGGCCAGGCGCGACTCGTCGAAGTCGGCGCGGCGGCTGTCGGTGCCGGCGATGCGCTCGCGCTCGGTGCGCCGCTCCCACTTGCCCACGTTGGGGTCGTAGCTCCAGAGGTTCTTGTCCAGGCGCAGGTAGCCCTTGCCGGCCTCCGTCTTCGGTTTGCTGAAGAGGATCATCAGCTTGTCGTCGGCGTCGCGCCGGTAGACGAACGCCTCGCGGACGTTGTCCGTCTTGTCCTTCTCCTTCTGCTCCAGGTAGACGAGCGCCTTGTAGTCGCCGCCGTTGCGCTGCCGGTCGTCGATGGTCGTGAGCAGCTGCAACATGGCCGCCGGTTCCAGGGCCCGGGCGGCGGGAGCGGACAGCATGACCGCGGCGAGCACCGCGGCGGACAGCACGTTCTTCAGGCTCATGTGGGTCATCCGATGTGGTGCATCGCCGTCACGGGCTTCATGCGCGCGGCGAGGAAGGAGGGGATCAGCGAGATGAGCGTGGTGCAGCCGGTGATGAACACCATGGCGCCGATGACCGAACCCGCGTGGACCGCCAGGTTCAGCTTGTCGGACATGATGAACACCGCCACCACCTCCGGCACGGTCACCTGCGCGGCGTTGACGCCCAGGCACACCGCCAACCCGAGCACGGCCCCGGTCAGCGTGCCCAGCACGCCCAGCGTCATCGCCTCGAAGAGGAACATCACCAGCACCCGCGTGCGCTGCATGCCGATGGCGCGCAGGGTACCGATCTCCCGCGTCCGCTCGCGGATGGCGATCCACAGCGTGTTCATGATGCCCACGCCGATGATGACGAGCAGCACGAAGATGAGCACGCCCGTCAGGCCGTTGAGCGCGGTCAGGGTCCAGCTGAGGAAGGAGATCTCGTCCTCCCAGTTGGTGATGTCCAGCTTCTGCCCCGTCCACCCCTCGCGGTTGACGACCTCGAACTTGAACCAGAAGGCCCGCGGGTCGTTGTCCATGAGGATGTGGCCGGCGTCCGCCAGCTTCTGGCGCAGCCGCGCCTGGACGTGCGGCACCTGCTTCAGGTCCTTGAGGTACACGAGGATGGCGCCGGTGGTGTCGTCGCGGAGCTGGTACAGCGAGCGCAGCGTGGCGGAGGGGACGAAGACGTTGAAGTCGCTCATCATCCCCACGTCGGTGGCGATGGCGCCCACGCGCACGTCCACGGTGTTGTTGGTGCCGCGCATGGTGGGCGCGACGATGGTGACGGTGTCGCCCACCTTGACGTCCAGCTTCTTGGCCTGCTTCTCGAACACGAGCAGGGTGCCCGGCTGGGAGAGGGCGTCCAGGGAGCCCTCCTTGATCTGGACCACGCGGCGGAAGGCCGTCTCGTCCTGGACGTCGATGCCGCCGACGCCCACCTGCATGGAGCCGGTGTCGCTCACCAGCTTCGCCCAGCCGCGGCCGCGCTGGACGACGTAGTCGAGCTCCGGCACGTCCCTGCGGATCTGCTCGATGATCTTCGGGTAGCCCGTCACCACGGGCGCGGCCTGCCCGGCGGTGACCTTGTAGAAGCCGGCCACGTTGACGTGCCCGGTGGCGAGGGTGGTGGCGGACCGGAGCATGGTCTCCTTCATCCCGCTGGACAGTCCCATCAGGATGACGAGCAGCGCGGTGACGCCGGCGATGGCGCCGCCGAGCAGCAGCGTGCGACGCCGGTGGGTGCCGAGGTTGCGGAATGCGATGAGGAAGAGTTGGAACATGGCTCACTCGTCCGTCTGCATCGCCTGGAGAGGCGAGACCCGGGTCGCGAGGAACGCGGGGTAGAGGGTGGAGATGGCGGACACCACGAGGACGATGACCAGGGCGGCGACGAGATTGCCGACGCTCAGGGTGGGGTGCAGCCGGGGTCCGGAGAAGAAGAAGTACAGCGCTTCGTTGCCAGCGGGGATGCCGGAGCTGTTCAGGGCCGACATGATGCCGCTGCCCAGCAGCATGCCGCCGGCGCCGAACACGAGCCCCAGCACCACGGTCTCCACCAGCACCATGCTCAGGATGAACGAGCGCTGAGCGCCGATGGCTCGCATCGTGCCCACCTCGCGCACCCGCTGGAGCGTGGCCATCATCATCGCGTTGTTGATGATGACCAGCGCCACCACGAAGATGATGAAGACCGCGAAGTACAGCACCATCTTCGCCATGGTCACGAACTGGCCGAGGAAGCCCGCGGCCGTCTGCCACGACACCACGCGCAGCTTCAGCCCCGCGTCCTTGCCCGCCTGCGTCAGCTCGCGCATCGTCTGGTCGAGCTTCGTGGGGTCCTTGAGGATGACCGCCGCGTTGAGCGCGACGCCCTTCTCGATCTCCTCCTGCGAGTAGACGCGGCCGGCCAGGTCCTCGCGCCGCAGCGCGCCCATGCCCCCCTCGAAGGACTTCGAGTCGTCGATGAGGCCCGGGGTGGCGTCCGCCACCAGCGTGTTGCCGCTGTCCGCGCCGAACAGGGACTCCTCCGCGTCCGCCCGGGAGACCTCCCGGAGGCCGCTGCCCTTCTGGAGCTCGGCGATCTCCGCCTTCTTGTCGGCGGAGAGGTAGCCGTACAGGTCGCGGAAGGACATGAGGTCCATCAGGTTGATGAGGCCCGCCATGGCGGACTTCTCCAGGCCATTGAACCGGTAGGTGCCGTAGACCTTCATGTTCACGCTCTGCACGTAGCCGGAGCGGGTGAAGGCGGTGATGGTGATGGTGTCCCCCAT
This sequence is a window from Myxococcus stipitatus. Protein-coding genes within it:
- a CDS encoding outer membrane lipoprotein-sorting protein gives rise to the protein MSLKNVLSAAVLAAVMLSAPAARALEPAAMLQLLTTIDDRQRNGGDYKALVYLEQKEKDKTDNVREAFVYRRDADDKLMILFSKPKTEAGKGYLRLDKNLWSYDPNVGKWERRTERERIAGTDSRRADFDESRLAEEFDPSYEGEAKLGKYTAHKLVLKAKPNVDVAYPVVKLWVDKDSTNILKREDYALSGRLMRTALYPRWKKVFSESKKADVWIPEEIRFYDEVEKANSTIVLIKSVDLRPLEANLFTKAWLESKSR
- a CDS encoding ABC transporter permease is translated as MFQLFLIAFRNLGTHRRRTLLLGGAIAGVTALLVILMGLSSGMKETMLRSATTLATGHVNVAGFYKVTAGQAAPVVTGYPKIIEQIRRDVPELDYVVQRGRGWAKLVSDTGSMQVGVGGIDVQDETAFRRVVQIKEGSLDALSQPGTLLVFEKQAKKLDVKVGDTVTIVAPTMRGTNNTVDVRVGAIATDVGMMSDFNVFVPSATLRSLYQLRDDTTGAILVYLKDLKQVPHVQARLRQKLADAGHILMDNDPRAFWFKFEVVNREGWTGQKLDITNWEDEISFLSWTLTALNGLTGVLIFVLLVIIGVGIMNTLWIAIRERTREIGTLRAIGMQRTRVLVMFLFEAMTLGVLGTLTGAVLGLAVCLGVNAAQVTVPEVVAVFIMSDKLNLAVHAGSVIGAMVFITGCTTLISLIPSFLAARMKPVTAMHHIG